The following are encoded together in the Macadamia integrifolia cultivar HAES 741 chromosome 10, SCU_Mint_v3, whole genome shotgun sequence genome:
- the LOC122090871 gene encoding pentatricopeptide repeat-containing protein At1g08610, giving the protein MMGYPVLPLKTVGDIPCLHGLQFNNNHVRVNYSVSHCSLIREPAFHLNCSVRGWLNLRSRIQWRGNFGLDGNEYVLQCRGQQRSICIDSANESGKENWNLERSIMDVRRTPKDTQVDSERLPNMPWLYTDGSFVDNDEESNNKILHNFCSKGKINEASNLINLMARRNQIPHFPTCINIIRGLINAGSIDKATTVLRIMIFSGGVPDIITYNMLIRGLCKKGHLKSAIDLLEDMSLSGCSPDIITYNTILRCMFDHGKFDQAIGFWKEELRKGCPPYIITCTVLLELVCRHCGAERAIEVLEDMVMEGCSPDIVTYNSLVNSTSKEGKYEETTLVISYLLSHGMEPNAVTYNTLLHSLCSRGCWDDMNDILSIMNATSNPPTTVTYNILINGLCKQGLLDRAIDFIDEMVCRDCSPDIITYNTLLGALCKEGMTDDALCILHSLCGSSCSPVLITYNTVIDGLAKKGDMENATRLYCEMIESGINPDDITFRSLIWGFCRRGLFEEAVEILREMAKRNHKIRNNTYSSVIQGLCKKNKVDMAIQVLEIMISSRCKPEETIYAKLIKGVSAAGMTEEAVKLHQKLIEHKVLKGEILPD; this is encoded by the coding sequence ATGATGGGGTACCCAGTTTTACCGCTGAAGACTGTAGGCGATATTCCTTGTCTCCATGGTTTACAGTTCAATAATAATCATGTGAGAGTTAATTATAGTGTCAGCCATTGTTCATTGATTAGAGAACCTGCATTTCACCTCAATTGCTCGGTTAGAGGGTGGCTTAACCTTAGATCTCGTATACAATGGCGAGGGAATTTTGGGTTAGATGGAAATGAATATGTTCTGCAATGTAGAGGACAGCAGAGGAGCATCTGCATTGACAGTGCTAATGAAAGTGGGAAAGAGAACTGGAACTTGGAAAGATCTATCATGGATGTTCGGAGGACACCAAAAGATACCCAGGTGGATTCTGAGAGACTACCAAATATGCCATGGTTGTATACAGATGGATCTTTTGTCGATAATGATGAAGAGTCCAACAACAAAATCCTTCACAATTTCTGCAGCAAAGGGAAGATAAATGAAGCGTCAAACCTTATTAATCTAATGGCACGGAGAAACCAGATTCCTCACTTCCCCACTTGCATAAACATTATCCGTGGCTTGATTAATGCTGGTAGCATTGACAAGGCCACAACAGTGTTGAGGATAATGATATTTTCAGGTGGTGTGCCTGATATTATCACTTACAACATGTTAATTAGGGGTCTTTGTAAGAAAGGGCACTTGAAGTCTGCAATAGACCTTCTGGAAGATATGAGCTTGAGTGGTTGCTCTCCAGATATAATTACATACAATACCATACTTCGTTGCATGTTTGACCATGGTAAGTTTGATCAGGCAATAGGGTTTTGGAAGGAGGAGTTGAGAAAGGGGTGCCCTCCATATATAATCACGTGCACTGTGCTTCTAGAGCTGGTCTGCAGGCATTGTGGGGCTGAGCGTGCCATAGAGGTTTTGGAAGATATGGTGATGGAGGGCTGTTCTCCTGATATTGTGACCTATAATTCCCTTGTTAATTCTACATCTAAGGAAGGGAAGTATGAAGAAACAACCTTGGTGATCTCCTATCTTCTTTCACATGGAATGGAGCCTAATGCTGTCACTTACAATACCCTTCTTCATTCTCTCTGTAGCCGTGGTTGTTGGGATGACATGAATGATATCCTCTCGATCATGAATGCGACTTCCAATCCTCCTACTACTGTTACTTACAATATTTTGATCAATGGCCTGTGTAAACAAGGGCTTCTTGATCGGGCCATCGACTTCATAGATGAAATGGTTTGTCGGGACTGTTCTCCTGACATCATCACTTATAATACCCTTCTAGGGGCCCTCTGTAAAGAGGGGATGACAGATGATGCTCTTTGTATACTTCATTCCTTATGTGGTAGTAGCTGCTCACCTGTTTTGATTACTTATAATACAGTTATAGATGGTTTAGCAAAGAAGGGTGATATGGAGAATGCAACTAGGCTTTATTGTGAGATGATTGAGAGTGGAATTAATCCTGATGACATTACATTCCGTTCACTGATTTGGGGTTTTTGCCGGCGGGGTTTATTCGAGGAGGCTGTGGAGATCTTGAGGGAGATGGCTAAGAGAAACCATAAGATTAGAAACAACACTTATAGTTCTGTAATTCAGGGATTATGCAAAAAGAACAAGGTGGATATGGCCATCCAAGTTCTAGAGATAATGATCTCGAGTCGATGTAAACCTGAGGAGACAATTTATGCCAAACTAATTAAAGGTGTATCTGCTGCTGGTATGACAGAAGAGGCTGTAAAGCTACATCAGAAGCTGATTGAACATAAGGTTCTTAAAGGAGAAATCCTCCCTGATTAG
- the LOC122092255 gene encoding pathogenesis-related thaumatin-like protein 3.4 codes for MPRELRVGNGDCCKSACEAFGSPEFCCNSAFNAPSICRPSVYSEMFESTYPRSYSYAYDDATSTFSNAYDVTRVSETNLDSSHVSSSNAERSNPGENDMMSKAFKLAGLGNPRMGSLGVSDSDSDSHADCFDEYSTSLSSKLQRQALSM; via the coding sequence ATGCCCAGGGAGCTGAGAGTGGGAAATGGGGATTGTTGTAAGAGTGCGTGTGAGGCCTTTGGGAGCCCCGAATTTTGTTGCAACAGCGCCTTCAATGCGCCTTCAATTTGTCGGCCGTCAGTGTACTCTGAGATGTTTGAATCTACTTACCCGAGATCCTATAGTTATGCTTATGATGATGCTACCAGTACCTTTAGCAATGCTTATGATGTCACTAGAGTATCCGAAACAAACCTTGATTCCTCCCATGTTTCTTCAAGCAATGCGGAGAGATCAAATCCTGGTGAGAACGATATGATGTCGAAAGCATTCAAACTAGCTGGTTTGGGCAATCCAAGGATGGGTAGTCTAGGTGTGTCTGACTCCGACTCTGATTCGCATGCGGATTGTTTTGATGAATATTCAACATCGTTGTCTTCAAAGTTGCAGAGGCAAGCGTTATCAATGTAG
- the LOC122091874 gene encoding exportin-4 isoform X10, translated as MQNFFNGRTDDLVQIQSTMQAIEHACSEIQMHANPAIAEATLLSLRQSPQLYQTCKFILENSQVAIARFQAAAAIRDAAIREWGILSADDKRSLVSFCLCFVIQHASSPDAYVQVKVSAVGAQLMKRGWPDFMESEKEAFLSEVKMAVLGNHGVAAQFFGINFLESMVSEFSPVTSTDMGLPREFHEQCRASLELHYLKVLPIAVGILLPDEHRIFKFYSWAQEAAFGVTRKVVECDSTVVEVKVCAAALRLMLQIMTWDFQLNKNAVERVKSINVFSSGVRNDAMLLKKSEFILVQGPHGAMF; from the exons ATGCAGAATTTCTTCAATGGAAGAACAGATGATTTGGTTCAGATTCAATCTACCATGCAAGCAATCGAGCACGCTTGCAGTGAAATCCAG ATGCATGCCAATCCAGCAATAGCTGAGGCTACTCTATTATCTTTGCGCCAATCTCCTCAGCTATATCAAACTTGTAAATTCATTCTTG AAAATTCTCAAGTGGCAATTGCAAGGTTTCAAGCTGCTGCAGCCATTCGAGATGCTGCCATCAGGGAATGGGGGATTCTTTCAGCCGATGACAAGAGAAGCTTGGTAAG TTTTTGCCTGTGTTTTGTTATTCAACATGCAAGTTCACCTGATGCATATGTCCAAGTTAAGGTTTCTGCTGTGGGAGCCCAGTTGATGAAGAGAGGCTG GCCAGACTTCATGGAATCTGAAAAGGAGGCTTTCCTCTCTGAG GTAAAGATGGCTGTTCTTGGAAATCATGGTGTAGCTGCTCAGTTCTTTGGGATTAATTTCCTAGAGTCAATG GTGTCAGAATTCTCACCTGTTACTTCAACTGATATGGGTCTTCCTAGGGAGTTTCATGAACAGTGCCGAGCTTCATTGGAGCTGCACTATTTGAAGGTTCTTCCCATTGCTGTTGGCATCCTCTTACCAGATGAGCACAGGATTTTT aaaTTCTACTCTTGGGCACAAGAAGCCGCTTTTGGCGTCACAAGAAAAGTTGTGGAATGTGATTCTACTGTAGTAGAAGTTAAAGTTTGTGCTGCTGCATTGCGTCTCATGTTGCAAATCATGACCTGGGATTTCCAATTGAACAAAAATGCAGTTGAACGTGTGAAAAGCATAAATGTCTTTTCGTCGGGAGTTAGAAATGATGCTATGTTGCTTAAGAAGTCTGAATTTATCTTAGTACAG GGCCCTCATGGCGCGATGTTCTGA